The Vibrio astriarenae genome contains a region encoding:
- a CDS encoding FCD domain-containing protein has translation MADQGNNRRRYFDVGTQIEELLYSGVFKAGERLPSERELSDRFETSRATIREAIIMLELKGLVDVKQGAGIYFIDSPDKTRHSLLTPKSDIGPFELLQARQVIESNIAAFAATQIKFNELQDLKRVLAQQESEINGDSAKFEELDQKFHHMIAESTQNRVLINQATQMWSSVRIQNPLWRELNHKYLHESALKTAWIEDHKRILIALQKRSSEEAKMAVWHHIEHSRQELMKLASTEGSTAELDDLFFAQEI, from the coding sequence ATGGCAGACCAAGGAAACAATAGAAGAAGATATTTTGATGTAGGAACACAAATCGAAGAGTTGCTATATTCCGGTGTGTTTAAAGCGGGAGAAAGGCTTCCCTCAGAGAGAGAGCTCAGTGACCGATTTGAGACGAGCAGAGCGACCATTCGCGAGGCAATTATCATGCTGGAGCTGAAAGGGTTAGTCGATGTCAAACAAGGCGCTGGTATCTACTTTATTGACTCTCCTGATAAAACCCGTCATTCACTCCTAACACCGAAGAGTGATATCGGCCCCTTCGAACTGCTTCAAGCCCGTCAAGTAATAGAGAGTAATATCGCCGCATTTGCCGCTACGCAGATAAAGTTTAACGAGCTGCAAGATTTGAAAAGAGTGCTGGCTCAGCAAGAGAGTGAGATCAACGGTGATAGTGCAAAGTTCGAAGAACTAGACCAAAAGTTTCATCACATGATTGCTGAATCAACTCAAAACCGAGTACTGATTAACCAAGCGACTCAGATGTGGAGTTCGGTTCGAATACAAAACCCGTTGTGGCGAGAGCTTAATCATAAATACCTGCATGAGTCTGCGCTTAAAACCGCGTGGATAGAAGACCACAAACGTATATTGATTGCATTGCAAAAACGCTCGTCGGAAGAGGCGAAGATGGCGGTTTGGCATCATATTGAGCACAGTCGACAAGAGTTAATGAAACTCGCAAGCACAGAAGGTTCAACAGCAGAGCTTGATGATCTGTTTTTTGCTCAAGAGATTTAA